From a single Cyclobacterium marinum DSM 745 genomic region:
- a CDS encoding GNAT family N-acetyltransferase, translating into MGSSKKTIDTTASFIIPKMISIQKATVKDIPQIQNIARSTWPIAFKNILSSNQLEYMLELMYATDTLHTQIAGKEIVFWLAMLNDSISGFMAFEPDLKLRDKIKIHKLYIDPTAQGKGIGRIFLKKLEEYGRSNSFEKLTLNVNKYNHSAIKFYTKQGFKKIEDVIIPIGKGYVMDDYVFTKNI; encoded by the coding sequence TTGGGTTCAAGTAAGAAAACCATCGATACTACTGCCTCATTCATTATACCTAAGATGATCAGTATTCAAAAAGCGACCGTAAAAGACATTCCTCAGATTCAAAACATTGCAAGGAGCACTTGGCCTATTGCATTTAAAAATATTTTAAGCTCAAACCAATTGGAATACATGTTAGAGCTTATGTACGCAACAGATACACTCCACACACAAATTGCAGGAAAAGAAATTGTTTTTTGGTTGGCCATGCTCAATGACTCGATTTCAGGATTTATGGCCTTTGAGCCCGATTTGAAACTAAGAGATAAGATAAAAATCCACAAATTATACATAGACCCTACTGCTCAAGGCAAAGGAATAGGCCGCATTTTTCTAAAAAAACTGGAAGAATATGGACGTTCAAACTCTTTTGAAAAACTGACATTAAACGTCAACAAATACAATCATTCTGCGATTAAATTCTATACCAAACAAGGTTTCAAAAAAATCGAAGATGTTATTATTCCAATTGGGAAAGGGTATGTAATGGACGATTATGTATTTACGAAAAATATTTAA
- a CDS encoding response regulator has product MERLNILLVEDNEGDIFLISEALEELDLPLQISLAKDGKEALEFLDSCQRLGSNQAPDLVLLDINLPFKNGQEVLKFIKNSDDLKRLPVIMLTTSSNQRDINESYSNHANSYIVKPFGSGGYQEILNRIRIFWFSLVELPSKI; this is encoded by the coding sequence ATGGAAAGGTTAAACATTCTTTTGGTTGAAGACAATGAAGGAGATATATTCCTAATTTCAGAAGCTCTGGAAGAATTAGACTTACCCTTACAAATAAGCTTGGCAAAAGATGGTAAAGAGGCTTTAGAGTTTTTGGATTCATGCCAAAGGTTGGGAAGTAACCAAGCTCCCGATTTGGTTTTGCTGGATATCAACTTACCCTTCAAAAATGGTCAAGAAGTCTTGAAATTTATCAAGAATTCTGACGATTTAAAGCGTTTGCCGGTGATTATGCTAACCACTTCATCCAATCAAAGGGATATTAATGAATCCTATTCAAATCATGCAAATAGTTATATTGTAAAACCTTTCGGCTCGGGAGGATACCAGGAAATTCTCAATAGAATACGAATTTTTTGGTTTTCATTAGTAGAATTACCTTCAAAAATTTAA
- a CDS encoding sensor histidine kinase: MKASLKISLIYIVVGTFWIVWSNNFIEYVLADYSRETIDLIKELDNILYVLLTGVLLFFLIKRQYKYMDDKVRELERGKQIIENERLKSDHSKKQLDQFIIVASHDLAGPVRQSQGFLELFIRKNQGKLSQNSIDFLQLTLDNFLKIKAIINDLSMFSQLSGLERKEERVSLDEVFEKVLHLNSKKIAEQKIGLKIAPLPSVKGDYKYFIQLFDHLIANAIKFKDVSRSLNIEVSAIVHDEFCTVEVRDNGRGIPIENLENVFYVLKRYDYGFIKRGTGMGLAICKRIAEGLGGQIWVESTIGKGSVFYVKLRV, translated from the coding sequence ATGAAAGCAAGCTTAAAAATTTCATTGATCTATATTGTAGTTGGCACATTTTGGATTGTCTGGAGTAATAATTTTATCGAATATGTTCTTGCTGATTATAGCAGAGAAACAATTGATTTAATTAAAGAATTAGACAATATTTTGTACGTTTTGTTGACAGGTGTCTTATTGTTCTTTTTAATTAAAAGGCAATATAAATACATGGATGATAAGGTAAGAGAGCTTGAAAGGGGGAAGCAAATCATTGAAAATGAGCGTTTAAAATCAGATCATTCCAAAAAACAATTGGATCAATTTATTATTGTAGCTTCCCATGACTTGGCAGGGCCTGTGCGTCAAAGTCAAGGGTTTTTGGAACTCTTTATTCGAAAGAACCAAGGGAAATTATCTCAGAATTCTATAGATTTTTTACAGCTTACATTAGATAATTTTCTAAAAATTAAAGCCATTATCAATGATCTTTCTATGTTTTCACAGCTTTCAGGCTTAGAAAGAAAAGAGGAACGGGTGAGTTTGGATGAAGTTTTTGAGAAAGTACTTCACCTTAATTCAAAGAAAATTGCTGAGCAAAAAATTGGGCTTAAAATTGCCCCTTTACCATCAGTAAAAGGTGACTATAAATATTTTATTCAATTATTCGACCATCTGATAGCCAATGCTATTAAGTTTAAAGATGTTTCCAGATCGCTAAATATAGAGGTCTCAGCAATAGTCCATGATGAATTCTGCACGGTGGAGGTCAGAGATAATGGGCGTGGTATACCCATTGAGAATTTAGAAAATGTGTTTTATGTTTTAAAACGTTATGATTATGGTTTTATTAAGCGCGGGACTGGTATGGGTTTAGCAATATGTAAAAGAATTGCAGAAGGATTGGGAGGACAGATTTGGGTAGAATCAACAATTGGAAAAGGAAGTGTGTTTTATGTAAAACTTAGGGTTTAG
- a CDS encoding exodeoxyribonuclease III, with protein sequence MRYLLFKLCPLFFLMGLFNQPLMAQNDSLKILSYNIWNGFDWGKDLERKRKMTAWLKEVDADVIGFQELNNFTAEELKVWAKEIGHEYSVLLKEDGYPIGITSKQPIQLKTKMLGGLWHGMLHVKTYGIDFIVVHLSPHDWAFRRKEAEIISDYAQESILGEEKNKLIILGDFNSQSPFDINFDAQNTVSLKRKQHSDSLRRAENGPEAYQNLRLGTIDYSVISKFLSWPLIDVVQKKQADHNKKSFPTMVFGKDLSNSDFDKNQQRIDYILVSSNLEAQLIHAEISNQGAPDFLSDHYPVQATFKLNPKK encoded by the coding sequence ATGCGTTATCTCCTTTTTAAATTATGCCCATTGTTTTTTTTAATGGGACTATTCAATCAACCGCTTATGGCCCAAAATGACAGCCTAAAAATACTTAGTTATAATATATGGAATGGCTTTGACTGGGGAAAAGACTTGGAAAGAAAAAGAAAAATGACAGCATGGCTAAAAGAGGTAGATGCCGATGTTATAGGTTTTCAAGAACTTAACAACTTTACCGCCGAGGAGCTAAAAGTGTGGGCCAAAGAAATCGGCCATGAGTATTCAGTATTACTGAAAGAAGACGGCTACCCAATAGGGATCACCTCAAAACAACCCATCCAGTTAAAAACAAAAATGCTTGGAGGATTATGGCATGGGATGCTCCATGTAAAAACCTACGGTATCGATTTTATAGTGGTTCATTTAAGCCCCCACGATTGGGCATTTAGGAGAAAAGAGGCTGAAATTATTAGCGATTATGCACAAGAGAGCATCCTTGGTGAGGAGAAAAACAAATTAATTATTTTAGGGGATTTTAACTCCCAATCCCCTTTCGATATAAATTTTGATGCCCAAAATACAGTTTCATTAAAAAGAAAACAGCATTCAGATAGCCTTAGGCGGGCAGAAAATGGGCCTGAGGCCTATCAAAATTTAAGACTTGGAACCATAGATTACAGCGTAATTTCTAAATTTCTTTCATGGCCTTTAATAGATGTAGTCCAAAAAAAACAAGCTGATCACAATAAAAAATCATTCCCGACAATGGTTTTTGGTAAAGATCTTTCAAACTCAGATTTTGATAAAAACCAGCAAAGGATAGATTATATCTTGGTCAGTTCAAATTTAGAAGCTCAGCTTATTCATGCTGAAATATCGAATCAGGGAGCTCCGGACTTTTTATCTGACCATTACCCTGTTCAAGCAACTTTTAAACTTAACCCAAAAAAATAA
- a CDS encoding DUF294 nucleotidyltransferase-like domain-containing protein, translating to MVPVHLTPIDDFYVKTLSVIPLKRVLYCAPDTPVSKAAQIMRDEKSSCLFIGDNLDNIRGVITDITLRDNVLARELSAQSPVSEIMDDKLVAISKDAPVYEALLLMFRTKTRYLLVEEDGRYSGVTSRNKILTVQSLSPFVFIQSVKQALDEVELKTKWRQVPGIVDQLIQRGVRAEIINQIISTIADIITLRVIEQVIKKKGEPPAKFVFFVLGSEGRKEQTLKTDQDNAIIYEDKANEQREMVREYFLDFAKTVSDKLNEIGFDYCQGGFMASNPKWTHSLSHWKNNYASWFKESSMETVLSYGTFFDCRPIYGEFSLLDDLKAFMDEQLHFPLERFFYNMAQNSLQYDTQLTWLKNIKTFKVDKEEVFDIKRAMAPIVNAMRLYALANRVFETNTGKRLGILTERKVFKPKESVELFQAYYYLMGLRLEKQAGAIINENNKPLNYIKISQLTQVQLVTIREIFKVIRDLQLKIKIQFTKSF from the coding sequence ATGGTACCGGTGCACTTGACTCCAATTGATGATTTTTATGTTAAAACCTTAAGTGTAATACCACTTAAAAGGGTGCTCTATTGTGCTCCTGATACCCCTGTTTCCAAAGCTGCACAAATCATGCGGGATGAAAAATCCAGCTGTTTGTTTATTGGAGATAATTTGGACAATATCCGTGGGGTGATAACGGACATAACCTTAAGGGATAATGTGCTGGCCAGAGAATTGTCTGCCCAAAGTCCCGTAAGTGAAATTATGGACGACAAATTAGTGGCCATTTCCAAGGACGCACCGGTTTATGAAGCGCTGCTTCTTATGTTTCGAACCAAAACCCGGTACTTATTGGTGGAAGAAGACGGACGTTATAGCGGTGTTACAAGTAGAAATAAAATTTTGACTGTTCAATCTCTTTCGCCCTTTGTGTTTATTCAATCTGTAAAACAAGCACTTGATGAGGTCGAGTTAAAAACAAAATGGAGACAAGTGCCGGGCATTGTAGACCAATTGATTCAAAGAGGTGTTAGAGCAGAAATAATTAATCAAATTATTTCGACAATTGCAGATATCATTACCTTGAGGGTGATTGAACAGGTAATCAAGAAAAAAGGTGAACCACCTGCAAAATTTGTTTTTTTTGTTTTGGGTAGTGAAGGTAGAAAAGAACAAACCTTAAAAACAGATCAGGACAATGCAATTATTTATGAAGACAAGGCCAATGAACAAAGGGAAATGGTTCGTGAATATTTTCTGGATTTTGCTAAAACGGTCTCTGATAAATTGAATGAAATTGGTTTCGATTATTGTCAAGGAGGTTTTATGGCCAGCAATCCAAAGTGGACGCACTCGCTTTCTCATTGGAAAAATAATTATGCCAGTTGGTTTAAAGAATCATCAATGGAGACTGTTTTGAGTTATGGGACCTTTTTTGATTGTAGGCCTATTTATGGTGAATTTTCCTTGCTAGATGATTTGAAAGCCTTCATGGATGAGCAGTTGCACTTCCCTCTGGAGCGATTTTTCTATAATATGGCTCAGAATTCACTTCAATATGACACACAGTTGACCTGGTTGAAGAATATTAAAACCTTTAAGGTGGACAAAGAGGAAGTTTTTGACATCAAGAGAGCAATGGCGCCAATTGTTAATGCAATGAGGCTTTATGCTTTAGCCAATAGGGTGTTTGAAACCAACACAGGGAAAAGGTTAGGAATTCTCACCGAACGGAAGGTTTTCAAGCCCAAAGAGTCAGTGGAGTTGTTTCAGGCTTATTATTATCTAATGGGGCTTAGATTAGAAAAACAAGCGGGTGCAATCATTAATGAAAATAACAAACCCTTGAACTATATAAAGATAAGTCAACTTACCCAAGTTCAGCTGGTTACAATTAGAGAGATATTTAAAGTAATCAGGGATCTTCAGCTAAAAATTAAAATACAGTTTACCAAGTCATTCTAA
- a CDS encoding MATE family efflux transporter, with translation MQNKNDLFGQAPIGNLLLKQALPAAVGILVLSIYGIVDTIFVGRYVGALGIATITVVLPISFLISSIGMSIGVGGASIISRSFGDGNDKKAYNTFGNQIGMTLTLALLFVGIGYVFAEEILKLFGGKGDVLQPAKDYFTIILIGIPFMAWAMMGNNVIRAEGYPRVAMYTLIVPAVFNIVLDPIFIIWFDMGLKGAAWATTLSYMASAMYSLWFFVFGKSSMKMGLEWFKPNLKISSEIASLGAVTLARQGTVSILAIVLNNELFKYGGEQGLSTYGVINRVMMFANFPVLGITQGFVPIAGYNHGAKLRDRVQQSIKLAIKSSTLVALLIFILILTFAGAIVSIFTEDQNLISVSVPAMRKSFLATPLLAFSLIGSAYFQAIGKAKPALLLALSKQGIFLIPLVMIMPALFGLEGIWYAFPLADTGAAIISYYFLRKETKAL, from the coding sequence ATGCAAAACAAAAACGACTTATTCGGTCAAGCCCCAATTGGTAACTTATTACTGAAACAAGCCCTTCCAGCAGCGGTTGGTATTCTTGTCTTGTCTATTTATGGGATTGTAGACACAATTTTTGTGGGACGGTATGTAGGAGCATTAGGGATAGCCACTATAACTGTGGTTTTGCCTATCTCGTTTTTAATTTCAAGTATAGGGATGTCCATAGGGGTAGGGGGGGCTTCAATTATTTCGCGGTCATTTGGGGACGGAAATGATAAAAAAGCTTACAATACTTTCGGAAATCAGATAGGAATGACATTAACATTGGCCCTGTTGTTTGTAGGGATCGGTTATGTTTTTGCAGAAGAAATTCTTAAGCTATTCGGAGGAAAAGGTGATGTGTTACAGCCTGCCAAAGATTACTTTACAATCATTCTAATAGGAATTCCATTTATGGCCTGGGCCATGATGGGAAACAATGTGATAAGAGCAGAAGGCTATCCAAGAGTAGCCATGTACACGCTTATCGTTCCGGCAGTTTTTAATATTGTTTTAGACCCGATATTTATTATTTGGTTTGACATGGGGTTAAAAGGGGCTGCTTGGGCTACGACCCTATCGTATATGGCCAGTGCCATGTATTCATTGTGGTTTTTCGTTTTTGGAAAATCTAGTATGAAAATGGGGTTGGAATGGTTTAAACCCAATTTAAAAATCAGCTCTGAAATTGCTTCATTGGGCGCTGTTACTTTAGCCCGGCAAGGGACCGTTAGTATTTTAGCCATCGTATTAAATAACGAACTTTTTAAATATGGTGGAGAGCAAGGTTTGTCTACCTATGGGGTCATTAACAGGGTCATGATGTTTGCCAATTTCCCTGTGCTAGGCATCACTCAAGGCTTTGTCCCTATTGCAGGATATAATCACGGTGCAAAACTTAGGGACAGGGTGCAGCAAAGTATCAAATTGGCCATTAAATCGTCAACACTCGTAGCTTTATTGATATTTATCCTGATATTGACTTTCGCAGGTGCCATAGTTTCTATTTTCACGGAAGATCAGAATTTGATAAGTGTGAGTGTTCCGGCCATGCGAAAATCATTTTTAGCGACACCTTTGCTCGCTTTTAGTTTAATAGGGAGTGCTTACTTTCAAGCCATCGGAAAAGCCAAACCTGCATTATTACTTGCATTAAGTAAGCAGGGTATATTTCTCATTCCTTTGGTAATGATTATGCCGGCACTATTTGGTTTAGAAGGTATTTGGTACGCCTTTCCTCTTGCAGATACGGGAGCAGCCATTATCTCCTATTACTTTCTGAGAAAAGAGACCAAGGCATTATAA
- the dnaB gene encoding replicative DNA helicase, with the protein MSDNNSDRKERKVNTRRRPNESLSALGKLPPQAIDMEEAVLGALMLEKDALTAVVDILSPGSFYKDAHGLIYEAILDLFNAGEPIDLLTVVNQLRKNGSLELAGGVIFITELTSKVSSASNIEYHARIITEQAMKRDMIKISSEIQKEAFEDTTDVFELLDKMEQSLFEISENNIKKNYVDMRSIMREAITELEGKKGQKDGLTGVPSGFTALDRVTSGWQKSDLVIIAARPAMGKTAFVLSVLRNAAVDHDRPVAIFSLEMSSIQLVNRLISSEAELDSEKIKKGNLADYEWQQLIHKTGKLTSAPLFVDDTPALSILELRAKCRRLKAQNDVQLIVIDYLQLMSGDSKGGNGGNREQEISSISRALKKIAKELSVPVIALSQLSRAVETRGGDKRPQLSDLRESGAIEQDADIVMFLYRPEYYGITEDEDGNNTAGVGEVIIAKHRNGSLENVKLRFIGKYTKFTDLEMNVPYQQQPQEALYGSRFPSGAGGKGFDDEGMVRMGSKANGDSGGENPFPGGNEPAPF; encoded by the coding sequence ATGTCAGACAACAACAGCGATAGAAAAGAACGTAAGGTAAATACAAGGAGGCGGCCAAATGAATCCTTATCAGCCTTAGGGAAGTTACCACCTCAGGCCATTGATATGGAAGAAGCTGTTTTGGGCGCGCTGATGTTGGAAAAAGATGCATTGACTGCTGTAGTAGATATACTTTCTCCAGGTAGTTTTTATAAGGATGCGCATGGTTTGATTTATGAAGCAATCCTTGATTTGTTTAACGCCGGAGAGCCCATAGATCTATTGACTGTGGTAAATCAACTCAGGAAAAATGGAAGCTTGGAATTGGCCGGGGGAGTTATTTTTATCACTGAGCTTACTTCAAAGGTTTCATCTGCCTCAAATATCGAATACCATGCACGTATTATTACTGAGCAGGCAATGAAACGTGATATGATAAAGATTTCCTCTGAGATACAGAAAGAAGCATTTGAAGATACTACAGATGTTTTCGAATTACTGGACAAGATGGAGCAGTCTCTTTTTGAAATTTCTGAGAACAATATCAAAAAGAATTATGTGGACATGCGTTCAATTATGCGAGAAGCCATAACGGAACTAGAAGGTAAGAAAGGTCAAAAGGATGGTCTCACAGGGGTACCTTCCGGTTTTACGGCCTTGGATAGGGTTACCTCAGGATGGCAAAAATCTGATTTGGTTATCATTGCAGCGAGACCTGCTATGGGTAAAACAGCCTTTGTGCTTTCAGTTTTGCGGAATGCTGCTGTAGATCATGACAGGCCTGTAGCAATATTCTCTCTGGAGATGTCCTCCATTCAGTTAGTCAATCGTTTGATCAGTTCTGAGGCAGAGTTGGATTCTGAAAAAATAAAAAAGGGAAACCTAGCTGATTATGAATGGCAGCAATTAATCCATAAAACAGGTAAATTAACTTCCGCACCATTGTTTGTGGATGATACTCCCGCTTTATCCATTCTTGAATTAAGGGCAAAATGCCGTAGGCTAAAAGCTCAAAATGACGTACAATTAATTGTGATCGATTACCTTCAGTTAATGTCGGGAGATAGTAAAGGAGGGAATGGAGGAAACCGTGAGCAGGAGATTTCAAGTATTTCTAGGGCATTAAAGAAAATTGCCAAAGAATTAAGTGTTCCTGTCATTGCACTTTCTCAGTTATCCAGGGCTGTAGAAACAAGGGGGGGAGATAAAAGACCTCAGCTATCAGATTTAAGGGAGTCCGGTGCGATTGAACAAGATGCAGATATTGTTATGTTTTTGTATCGTCCAGAATATTATGGTATCACAGAGGATGAGGATGGTAACAATACAGCTGGTGTAGGGGAGGTTATAATCGCCAAACATAGAAATGGTTCTCTGGAAAATGTTAAATTGAGGTTTATTGGTAAGTATACTAAATTTACTGATTTGGAAATGAATGTTCCTTACCAACAGCAGCCCCAAGAAGCTCTTTATGGGAGTCGCTTTCCTAGTGGTGCTGGAGGTAAAGGGTTTGATGATGAAGGAATGGTTCGAATGGGCAGTAAAGCCAATGGTGATTCAGGTGGAGAAAATCCTTTTCCTGGAGGGAATGAACCGGCACCATTCTAA
- a CDS encoding 3'-5' exonuclease, whose amino-acid sequence MDLNIKTPIAFFDLEATGINISTDRIVEISILKIFPDSSQELKTLKINPTVPIPIETSLIHGIYDKDVEDAPTFKDVAKELFRFFEGADLAGFNVLKYDIPLLVEEFLRVGIDFDIEKRNLLDAQKIFFMMEKRNLSSAYKFYCGKTLENAHSAEADTIATYEVFKSQIERYQGQELEDLQGNKIGIIENDMKKIHNMINEKMVDLAGRFVFNDNGEECFNFGKQKGKPIAQVLKEEPGYYDWMMKGDFPLDTKRKLTQVKLRGFNL is encoded by the coding sequence ATGGATTTGAACATCAAAACGCCCATTGCATTTTTTGACCTTGAGGCCACAGGAATTAATATCTCTACTGATAGAATTGTTGAAATTTCAATACTAAAAATTTTTCCTGATTCAAGCCAAGAACTAAAAACGCTAAAAATTAACCCCACCGTTCCTATCCCTATAGAAACCTCATTAATTCATGGCATATATGATAAGGATGTGGAAGATGCACCTACTTTTAAAGACGTGGCAAAGGAATTGTTTCGTTTTTTTGAAGGCGCTGATTTGGCAGGTTTCAATGTCCTCAAGTACGATATCCCCCTATTGGTTGAAGAATTCCTTAGGGTAGGAATAGATTTTGACATTGAAAAAAGAAATTTACTTGATGCCCAAAAGATCTTTTTTATGATGGAAAAAAGAAATTTATCTTCCGCCTATAAATTTTATTGTGGCAAAACCTTGGAAAATGCCCACAGTGCTGAAGCAGACACCATCGCTACTTATGAGGTTTTTAAGTCCCAAATAGAAAGGTATCAGGGTCAAGAACTTGAAGACCTTCAAGGTAATAAAATTGGAATAATTGAAAATGATATGAAGAAAATTCATAACATGATCAATGAGAAAATGGTGGATCTTGCAGGAAGGTTCGTGTTTAACGATAATGGAGAAGAGTGTTTCAATTTCGGCAAACAAAAAGGTAAGCCCATTGCCCAAGTACTTAAAGAAGAGCCGGGATACTATGATTGGATGATGAAAGGGGATTTCCCTCTTGACACCAAAAGAAAACTGACACAAGTAAAATTGAGAGGTTTTAATTTGTAA
- a CDS encoding response regulator, whose product MSSVNEVINFLTIEDNEGDFVLISESIEEKFPYSNIDWAPTYEEALNHKFDDYDVILLDLSLDNISGEPLIKDMRNRAPKVPIIVLTGYTNKAFALKSIGLGMSDYLIKDELHPEILYRSVIYSIERKKIFNKLEESEVRYKELFQFNPLPMWVLDQKTNNILSVNEAAIRSYGFSYEEFLEKSFFDIQIERVESTSPSREKEPNYCEKISGLHLHKKKKGDTITVETSVNNININGEDVKLVLSIDVTQKYIHLRTIEKQYKQLKEISWVQSHIVRAPLARLMGLVNLFKMTKVELPQEEKEMLKHIEVSAEELDGVIRDINEKASKVKGSGF is encoded by the coding sequence ATGAGTTCAGTTAATGAGGTTATTAATTTTTTAACTATTGAGGATAACGAAGGTGATTTCGTTTTAATTTCAGAATCGATAGAGGAAAAATTTCCTTATTCAAATATTGATTGGGCACCAACCTACGAGGAAGCCCTTAATCATAAATTTGACGATTACGATGTTATTTTACTAGATTTAAGCCTTGATAATATTAGTGGAGAACCCTTAATTAAGGACATGAGGAATAGGGCTCCAAAAGTGCCAATCATAGTATTAACAGGCTACACCAATAAAGCTTTTGCTTTAAAGTCAATTGGTTTGGGAATGTCCGACTATCTGATAAAGGATGAATTGCATCCTGAGATTTTGTATAGGAGTGTTATTTATAGTATTGAAAGAAAGAAAATCTTTAATAAATTAGAGGAGTCTGAGGTAAGATATAAAGAGCTTTTTCAATTTAATCCACTTCCAATGTGGGTTTTAGATCAAAAAACCAATAATATTTTGAGTGTTAATGAGGCCGCTATCAGGAGTTACGGCTTTTCGTATGAAGAATTTCTTGAAAAATCCTTTTTTGATATTCAGATTGAAAGGGTTGAGTCCACCTCACCCTCACGAGAAAAAGAGCCAAATTATTGTGAAAAAATTTCGGGACTTCACCTGCATAAAAAAAAGAAAGGTGATACCATTACCGTAGAGACAAGCGTAAATAATATAAATATTAATGGAGAGGATGTTAAACTGGTGTTATCCATTGATGTGACGCAAAAATACATCCATTTAAGAACGATTGAGAAACAGTATAAGCAACTGAAAGAAATTTCATGGGTGCAATCCCATATTGTGAGAGCGCCGCTTGCAAGGCTTATGGGTCTGGTGAACCTTTTTAAAATGACAAAAGTGGAATTGCCTCAAGAAGAAAAAGAGATGCTAAAACATATTGAAGTTTCTGCTGAAGAACTTGATGGCGTTATCAGGGATATCAACGAAAAAGCTTCGAAGGTAAAAGGGTCGGGTTTCTAG